The sequence GCGCCAGCAGCGCTGGCTCGTGTTCGATAACGCCGGCGTGATCACCGCGACGTTGCGCACGCCCGAAGGCTTTGCACCCGACGCCATTCGCGACGGTCGCATCTGGGGAGTCTTCACCGACACGCTCGATGTCGAATCCGTGCGCGCGTATCGAATCGTGCGGTGAGCCGTGGCCCGGCTCGATGAGGCCTGCAGGTCATACCCATGTGGAATGCGCAGGATGTGCAATGGCCCAGCCTTCCGGGCCGGGCCATTGCTGACGGACAGGGCCTCAGCCTGATTCACCGTGGCGCTGCGTCGAATCCGCACTCGTGATTCCTAACGCACCGCCCTCCCCTCATTCGTTGCGATCGCCGGCTTGAACGGCACGCCGGACAGATCGCAGCGACCTTTCGTCGTCAGTGCGACCGGGACTCCGTTCTCCAGACTGATCGTTCCACTCTTCGGGCAGTGCACCGGCGGGGCGGGCGGCGCATCGTACTGATCGATGTGCAGCGCGTTGCCGGTGATACGCCCGGAAAGCGTCGCGTGGTAGGGCAGCGCCCACGGCGTGGGCACGGGCTGTCCGCCCTTCATCTCGCACGCGCCCGTCTCGTACGTAAGCGTGCCCGTGAACGTCGAGCCGGTCTGACTGATCGTCAGCTCGCCGTTCGGGCTGCTGCACGTGAGGTGGAGCACGTCATCCTCCGGCCTGAGCACGAGGAACGTGGTCTCGCTGTAGTTCCACACACCGCTGATGTCCGGCACAGCGACGGCCTGCGACACCACGGAGGACGCCTCGGTCGCGAGCGGATCGTCCTGTGCGCACGCGGGGAGCAGCGTCGCGAACGGGATCGTGAGGATGAGAGCATACCGCATGGTGAGCCTCCGGAATGAGATGAAATGCTTGCCCGCCGGCCGCGGGCCCGTCATCATCCATCACACCGGCCGGCGTGAATCTGGCTCATCCCCGCTCCTTCCGACTGCGCTTCTCCGCCGATGCCACGCACGGAAGCCCGTACAGTCACGCATCTTCTCGAGCAGCTCCAGGCCGGTGACAGCGCAGCGCTGGACCGCCTGTTTCCGATCGTTTACGAGGAGCTGCGCGTCATCGCGCACGCGCACAGACAGCGCTGGCACGGAGATGAGACGCTGAACACGACCGCGCTGGTGCACGAGGCGTATGTGAAGCTGGTCGGCGTGGAGCGACCCGGCGCGAAGTCGCGCGCACACTTCCTCGCCGTGGCCGGCAAGGCCATGCGACACATTCTGTGTAACTACTCGCGCGCGCGACGGCGGCTGAAGCGCGGCGGTGATCTCCAGCAGGTCCCGCTCGATGCGGTGCCCGGCACCGCGATGCCCTTCGACCTGTCCGATGAGCAGGCGGACGCACTGGCCAGTCTCGAGTCGGCGCTCGAACGGCTCGAGCAGGTCGATCCCCGCCTCAGCCGGATGGTCGAATGCCGGTTCTTCGGCGACATGTCCATCGCCGACACGGCTGCCGCGATGGACCTCTCGCCGGCGACGGTAAAGCGCGACTGGGCGCTCGCGCGCGCATGGCTGTTCCGTGAGATGCAGCAATGAGCGGCGACGCACGACGCGAGAGACTGGCGACGCTGCTCGAGCAGGCGCTCGCACACGAGCCTGCCGACCGCGCGGCGTTCCTGGCCCGCTCCTGCGCGGGAGATGACGAGCTGCTGGATGAGATCACGTCGCTCGTCGAGGC is a genomic window of Longimicrobiales bacterium containing:
- a CDS encoding sigma-70 family RNA polymerase sigma factor, whose product is MPRTEARTVTHLLEQLQAGDSAALDRLFPIVYEELRVIAHAHRQRWHGDETLNTTALVHEAYVKLVGVERPGAKSRAHFLAVAGKAMRHILCNYSRARRRLKRGGDLQQVPLDAVPGTAMPFDLSDEQADALASLESALERLEQVDPRLSRMVECRFFGDMSIADTAAAMDLSPATVKRDWALARAWLFREMQQ